Part of the Candidatus Saccharimonadales bacterium genome is shown below.
TTCGCGGCCCATCTCTTTAAATTCTACGGCAGCATCACGACCGCCATATTTAGCGCCCATACTGCGGAACTTAATGAGGTTGATTGGTTCTGAGAAACGGCTAAGGCGTTTGCTGAGATAAAAGATCGGGCCCGGGTTAAATATTGCCTGGAGGATAATAAGTACGAGGAAGAGGGGCGAGAGCACGACAATAAGTACTACAGAGACAATCGCATCGAAAATATGTTTAGCAATTGCTCCCCATCCGATGAGGGGTGTTTGACTGACTGATATCATCGGGTAACCCAAAAAGACATCGACTGTGTTCTTGCCTGCATAAAATTCAGCTTCACCTGGAATGAAATTATAGCTAATGTGGTTAATCTGTGCAGCATTAAGAATCCGCTGATTTCGATCGGTTGAATCGTATAGGTCAGTTTGGATAATCGTTGAAATACGCAGGCCATTAATTTGCTTTAAGGCGCTATCAACGGAGGCAAAATGTTCTATGCCTAGGCCTACAGGTACGACGCTTTTTGGTCCGGCAATAGCTACGATGTGATAGCCGCTCTTGTGGGTTTCGGCCAGGTTTTCGGCAATGTCACGTGTTGCATCGGAATTACCAATAATCAGTACCCGGCTTGTTCCTCTGCCTAGCCTAAATAAGAGGCTTCTGACAAAGCGTAAAATCTCGCGTTCAAATACAAGTAGCAAGAAAGAGATACCTAAAGCGTACGCAGCAACCAAACGCGCAGGGAAAAGGTGTTTTTCGCTGATATATTCCCAGCCGATGACTAGTAAAATACCAATAAACGCACCAATGGCGATCTTGCCCCACTCAACTAAGCGACGATTGTAGGTGTTTGACTGGTAAAGTCCAAGTGTCGCGAAGATCAAAATCCAAAAGGGGATAATCACTAGGAAACTCGTAAAGTAATCGTATGCGTATACTTGATTCAGTAGAGGACGGGGGTCGTATTGCACACGCAGGACATAGGCAACTCCAAAGGCAAGAAGGAGTATCAGGAAGTCCGCAATAACTAAGACAAAGCTATAAAATTTCGTATTCTTTGATGGCATCTATGGCTGCTATTATACCACTTTATCTAGTACACTAGAGGTAATGAAAGCGACAATTCTAGAAAAGATCTATGCCTGGATTCTCATCGTTATCCTGGGAGGAATCGTATTGCACGCGCCACTTAGCGTTGGGTTTGGAACGCTTTTCCCTGATTATGATCTGTTGATCAAGTCCTGGAAGGAGATATTGATGCTGGTTGCGACGGTTTTAGCTGTCGTTATTGTATCTCGCCGCCAGCTTTGGGGTGAACTAAGCAAGGACATTATATTTCGCCTAATCGCTGCATATGGTGCGCTTCACCTTGTACTGGCAATGCTTTTTTATGGAAGCACAGTTCAAACGGTTGCTGGTCTGGCGATTGATCTTCGATACGTTCTTTTCTTTAGCCTAGTGTATGTACTTATAAAAATAGTACCTGGCTATCGAAAAGTATTACTACAGGTTGGCGTGGCAGGCGCGGTCGTTGTTGTTGGCTTTGCCGTCGTGCAGCTCTTCCTTCCTCCGGATATATTGAAGTATATAGGGTATGGTAAAGACACAATCCAACCATACTTAACGGTTGATTTGAACCATGAATTTATACGGGTGAACAGCACGCTTCGCGGGCCGAATCCACTCGGGGCGTATGTCGGTATTGTGCTTGGATGTCTTGCGGCGGTCTGGGTTAGTGGACGATCGGTACTTGCAGGGACAAAGAATAAAGTCATTGTCGGACTAGGAATTATTGCATCGCTGATTGCGCTATGGATTACCTATTCAAGGAGTGCACTTGCTGCTGCGGTGATCATCATTGGAGTGGTAGTGGGGATTGGTGCTGCTAAATACCTGACTCGCCGTACATGGATTACTTTGGGCGTGGTTGCGGTTGCCCTTGCTGGTACGTTATTCCTTGTTCGTGATAGTACGTTCGTATCAAATATCTTGTTGCATGAAAATCCAAATGGCGGAAGCGCAACAACTTCGAATGATGGTCATGTTGATTCGGTTGTGGCTGCAACGGATAAAATAGCAGAACAGCCATTAGGAGCGGGTATTGGCAGTACGGGTTCGGCGTCACTTTACGGCGACAAACCGTTTATTATTGAGAATCAGTATTTATTTATCGCTCATGAAGCTGGTTGGCTTGGCCTGATTTTATTCCTTGCCATTTTCGTTTGTATTATGATGAGACTATGGCGATCCAGGCAGGATTGGTTAGCGCTCGGGGTTTTTGCAAGTGGAATAGGACTTGCCTTAATCGGACTACTGCAGCCTGTATGGGTAGATGATACGGTATCAATTGTATGGTGGGGATTAGCGGCAATCGCAATCACCGGGGGAAAATATGCTAGAGACACGACCAAGCAAAAAACAACGCGAACTTCTTAGTTTTATCGACGGATTCATTAAAGGCAATGGGTACGGCCCAAGCTACCGCGAGATTATGCGGGCGCTTGACTATAAATCAGTTTCAACTGTGGCGGTGCATGTCGACGGCTTAATTACGAGGGGATTACTGTTTAAAAAAGACAATTCAGCCAGGTCATTAGAAGTGGTGGTCGCATCTCCATCTAC
Proteins encoded:
- a CDS encoding sugar transferase — its product is MPSKNTKFYSFVLVIADFLILLLAFGVAYVLRVQYDPRPLLNQVYAYDYFTSFLVIIPFWILIFATLGLYQSNTYNRRLVEWGKIAIGAFIGILLVIGWEYISEKHLFPARLVAAYALGISFLLLVFEREILRFVRSLLFRLGRGTSRVLIIGNSDATRDIAENLAETHKSGYHIVAIAGPKSVVPVGLGIEHFASVDSALKQINGLRISTIIQTDLYDSTDRNQRILNAAQINHISYNFIPGEAEFYAGKNTVDVFLGYPMISVSQTPLIGWGAIAKHIFDAIVSVVLIVVLSPLFLVLIILQAIFNPGPIFYLSKRLSRFSEPINLIKFRSMGAKYGGRDAAVEFKEMGREDLAREYETNHKVENDPRITKFGHFLRVTSLDELPQIFNVL
- a CDS encoding O-antigen ligase family protein; translated protein: MKATILEKIYAWILIVILGGIVLHAPLSVGFGTLFPDYDLLIKSWKEILMLVATVLAVVIVSRRQLWGELSKDIIFRLIAAYGALHLVLAMLFYGSTVQTVAGLAIDLRYVLFFSLVYVLIKIVPGYRKVLLQVGVAGAVVVVGFAVVQLFLPPDILKYIGYGKDTIQPYLTVDLNHEFIRVNSTLRGPNPLGAYVGIVLGCLAAVWVSGRSVLAGTKNKVIVGLGIIASLIALWITYSRSALAAAVIIIGVVVGIGAAKYLTRRTWITLGVVAVALAGTLFLVRDSTFVSNILLHENPNGGSATTSNDGHVDSVVAATDKIAEQPLGAGIGSTGSASLYGDKPFIIENQYLFIAHEAGWLGLILFLAIFVCIMMRLWRSRQDWLALGVFASGIGLALIGLLQPVWVDDTVSIVWWGLAAIAITGGKYARDTTKQKTTRTS